The genomic interval CATCCCAACTTCTttaggaaatttgagaaatctaACCTTTTTGTATCTTTGGGGAAATAAACTTTCTGGCTCCATTCCTGAAGAAATAAGTCACCTAAATTCTCTAGCCTTTCTTGATCTTTCCCAAAACCGTTCAGAAGGTCCCATTCCTACTTCTttaggaaatttgagaaatcttACCTTTCTACATCtctttcaaaatcaaatttctgGCTCCATTCCTGAAAAACTAGGTCGCCTAAATTCTCTAACCGAACTTCATCTTTTCCAAAATAGTTTTGAAGGTCTCATCCCTACTTCTttaggaaatttgagaaatcttACCCTTCTGTATCTTGGGCAAAATAAACTTTATGGCTCCATTCTTGAAGAACTAGGTTGTCTAAATTCTCTAGCCAAACTTGATCTTTCCCAAAATTGTTTAGAAGGTCACATTCCTACTTctttagaaaatttgagaaatattacaTTTCTTAGTCTTTGGAAAAATTAACTTTCTGGCTTCATTCCTGAAGAACTAGGTCGCCTAAATTCTCTAACCAATCTTTCTCTTTCACAAAACCGCTTTGAAGGTCCCATCCCTActttagaaaatttgagaaatcttACCCATCTGGACCTCtctcaaaatcaactttttggCTCCATTCCTGAAGAAATAGACCGCCTGAATTCTCTAACACATCTTATGCTTTCCCAAAACCATCTTCAAGGTCCAATTCCACGTTTGTTTGCTAATTTGAGCAATTTACAAGCTTTGGATCTTTATGATAACCAACTTTCTGGTCCCATCCCATAAGGAATCGGAGGTTCCATGAACATGGAAAGTTTGCAACTTAATGGAAACCAATTTATCGACCCCTTGCCAGAAAGTATTTGTCATGGTGGTTCACTTAAGAATTTATCAATATACAACAATGGTTTCAAAGGTCAAGTTCCCCAAAGCCTAAAAAATTGCACGAGCTTAATGAGAGTCTTCTTGAATCGAAACCAACTCATTGGAGATATATCTCAAGTCTTTGGTTCCTCTCCAAACTTGATCATCATAGATCTAAGCCACAATAACTTTTATGGCAAGATCTCAAGTAATTGGGGACAATGTCTAAAATTAGGTACTCTAAAAATGAGCAGGAACAACATTAGTGGTAGCATACCACCCGAGATTGGAAACTGGATTCAACTACATGTGcttgatttttcattaaatcaTACAGTTGGGGCAATTCCAAAGGAACTTGGAAAGTTGACTTCTCTAGAGAAGTTGTGGTTGAATGGAAATCATCTCTCTGGTGCTATACCTGTAGAATTTGAGTCATTGACCAATCTCGAATTTCTAGACATATCCTCGAACAAATTGTGCATGTCACTTCCACGTAATCTTGGGAACGACTTCTCAAAATTGAACCACTTGAATTTAAGCCATAACAATTTCAGTGAAGAACTTCCCATCTTACTTATGAGCTTATTTCATCTCTCCAAACTAGATTTAAGCTATAACTCTTTGACTTGAGAGATACCATCAGAAGTCAGCAAAATGCAAAGCTTGGAGGTGCTCAATCTCTCTCACAATCATCTTTTTGGCATTATTCCGACTACCTTTGAAGAAATGCATAGCTTGTTGCATGTTGACATATCTTACAATGAGTAACACGGCCTCATTCCAAACAGCAAAGCATTTTTAGATACTCCCTTGGAAGCCTTGCAAGATAACAAGGGATTGTGCGGCAACGTTAAAGGGCTTTCCCCAtgcaaacataaataaaaaaaagggccACATGAAAGCCatgtttgaaattattttcccTGTTGTGGGATcacttttggttttgtttgttttcttcctaattcttctaattttgcaaagaagaaagaaagatcaATATCCCCAATTAGAACAAAGCAACAAGCATGAAGGTGTCAAGCACTTTCGATGGAAGAAAGATGTATGAAGAGGTCATAAGAGCAACCAACGCGTTCAATGATATatattgcattgggaagggaggATATGGAACAACATATCAAGCAAAGTTCTCATCTGGTGAAATGGTAGCTGTGAAGAAACTCCACCAACTACTTGACGATGAGAAAAGATCCCAAAAAGCATTCTTAAATGAGATAAAGGCATTAACAAAAGTACGACATCGAAATATCGTCAAACTTCATGGCTTCTGTTCGTATGCTCGACATTTGTTTTTGGTTTACAAATATGTAGAAATGGGTAGTTTGGCAAGAATTTTGCAGATTGAAGAATATGCTAAAGAATTTGATTGGAGTAAGAGATTGAATATTGTCAAAGGTGTGGCTTATGCCTTGTCCTACATGCACCATGATTGCTCACCACCAATAATTCATCGGGATATCAAAAGTAACAACATCTTGTTGGATTCTCAATATGTGGCCCATGTTTCAGATTTTGGTATTGCTAAGATTTTGGAGATAGATTCATCCAATTGGACTTCCCTTGCAGGCACATATGGATATATAGCACCAGGTAATATATTTCATTGTCATTTTGCTATGAGATAACATTAAAGGCATGCGCAAGTGTTGAATTttgttcctttatttttcttggcaGAACTTACTTATACAATGAAGATAACTGAGAAATGTGATGTATATAGCTTTGGTGTGTTGTCATT from Juglans regia cultivar Chandler chromosome 2, Walnut 2.0, whole genome shotgun sequence carries:
- the LOC108999938 gene encoding MDIS1-interacting receptor like kinase 2-like; amino-acid sequence: MKVSSTFDGRKMYEEVIRATNAFNDIYCIGKGGYGTTYQAKFSSGEMVAVKKLHQLLDDEKRSQKAFLNEIKALTKVRHRNIVKLHGFCSYARHLFLVYKYVEMGSLARILQIEEYAKEFDWSKRLNIVKGVAYALSYMHHDCSPPIIHRDIKSNNILLDSQYVAHVSDFGIAKILEIDSSNWTSLAGTYGYIAPELTYTMKITEKCDVYSFGVLSLEVIMEKYPGDFIFLFKSSPSVEMGIQLKDVLDQRLQFPVPQVEGKLIRVAEITTECLNDVPESRLSVTDGDGLSVGRSLSARVVKARGVTGPILDVF